DNA sequence from the Cupriavidus sp. WKF15 genome:
GCGGCCGCCGCGCTTGGTGTGCCGCTGGTGCTGCATCCCGAGGCGCGCGAGCTGATCGCGCTGCGGATTGCCGAGACTGCGCAAGGGGATCCGGTCAAGGGCGACCTCAACCTGCCCGAGAACCAGCATCGCTTCAAGATGGGGGAGTTTCCGCAAGGCGCGCGCATCATCCCGAACAGCTACAACCGGATTCCCGGGTTCTCGGTGGCAGACCACCATTTCATGCCCGGGTTTCCGGTCATGGCGTGGCCGATGATGGAATGGGTGCTGGATCACGGCTATGCCCACCTGTTCCACCGGGGCGGTCAGCAAGAGCGTGCGTTCTACGTGTTCGAGGCGCCGGAATCGACGCTGACGCCGTTGATGGAGCGTGTCGAGGCGGCCTACCCGGGCATTCGGGTCTTCAGCCTGCCATCCGTGGGGGACGCGCAGCGCGGCGACCAGCTCGCGCGGCGCCATATCGACCTGGGCGTGAAGGGCTCGGCGGAGCAGGTCGGGCCAGCCTATGCCATGCTGCTCGAAGGCGTGCGTGGCATGGGTTTCGAAACGGTGGAGC
Encoded proteins:
- a CDS encoding molybdopterin-binding protein, which translates into the protein MGFGLIVIGDEILSGRREDKHLRRAIELLGARGLKLDWAQYVGDDRDSITATLRRTLAGPDIVFCTGGIGATPDDHTRQCAAAALGVPLVLHPEARELIALRIAETAQGDPVKGDLNLPENQHRFKMGEFPQGARIIPNSYNRIPGFSVADHHFMPGFPVMAWPMMEWVLDHGYAHLFHRGGQQERAFYVFEAPESTLTPLMERVEAAYPGIRVFSLPSVGDAQRGDQLARRHIDLGVKGSAEQVGPAYAMLLEGVRGMGFETVEQGDAGTDG